In Molothrus aeneus isolate 106 chromosome 4, BPBGC_Maene_1.0, whole genome shotgun sequence, the following are encoded in one genomic region:
- the TMEM129 gene encoding E3 ubiquitin-protein ligase TM129: MESPAVTFTLAYLVFAVCFVFPPDEVRSAGLTVQSLLSAWLGSEDAAFVQYHLRRSTGTLLAHSLLPLGYYLGMCFAAPEKHLCFFYLASKEWKTFFFFAVLLPAITSALAYYWSRKGWNNHPLARTLAVHALPQSGWRAVASSINTEFRRIDKFATGAPGARVIVTDTWVIKVTTYCLHVAQQQDIHLTVTDSRQHELTPDSNVPVQFLTIRVASVNPYVKAFDIRLNSTEYGELREKLRAPISNAANVVIHQSLSDLFLETFTSLVEINQTYHVPSTQELEPCIGCMQTIANIKLIKNCQEPNEGECQQCYCRPMWCLTCMGKWFASRQDQQHPETWLSSQVPCPTCRAKFCILDVCLIR; the protein is encoded by the exons ATGGAGAGCCCCGCGGTGACCTTCACGCTGGCCTACCTGGTGTTCGCCGTGTGCTTCGTGTTCCCGCCCGACGAGGTGCGCTCGGCGGGGCTGACGGTGCAGAGCCTGCTGTCCGCCTGGCTGGGCAGCGAGGACGCGGCCTTCGTGCAGTACCACCTGCGGCGCAGCACCGGCACGCTGCTGGCGcactccctgctgcccctcG GTTATTACCTTGGTATGTGCTTTGCTGCACCTGAAAAACATCTTTGTTTTTTCTACCTGGCTTCAAAAGAGTGGaaaactttcttcttcttcGCCGTTCTCCTCCCAGCAATCACCAGTGCCCTGGCATATTACTGGTCACGGAAAGGTTGGAATAATCATCCACTAGCCCGGACACTCGCTGTTCACGCCCTCCCACAGTCAGGCTGGAGGGCAGTAGCTTCTTCCATCAACACAGAATTCAGGAGAATCGACAAATTTGCTACCGGAGCACCAGGAGCCAGGGTGATCGTCACGGACACGTGGGTGATTAAAGTGACCACCTACTGTTTACATGttgcccagcagcaggacattCACTTGACGGTGACAGACTCCAGACAGCACGAGCTCACCCCAGACTCCAACGTGCCCGTGCAGTTCCTCACCATCCGCGTTGCCAGCGTTAATCCCTACGTCAAGGCATTCGATATCCG GTTGAACTCCACAGAGTATGGGGAGCTCCGGGAGAAGCTCCGTGCTCCTATCAGCAATGCAGCTAATGTTGTGATCCATCAAAGCCTTAGTGATTTGTTTTTAGAAACCTTTACATCTCTGGTGGAAATAAACCAGACATACCACGTTCCAAGCACTCAG gagctggagcCATGCATAGGCTGTATGCAGACTATTGCCAACATCAAGCTCATCAAGAACTGCCAGGAGCCCAACGAGGGGGAGTGCCAGCAGTGCTACTGCCGGCCCATGTGGTGCCTCACCTGCATGGGCAAGTGGTTTGCCAGCAGGCAGgaccagcagcacccagagacCTGGCTGTCGAGCCAAGTGCCTTGCCCGACTTGCCGAGCCAAGTTTTGCATTCTAGATGTTTGCCTAATACGATGA
- the TACC3 gene encoding transforming acidic coiled-coil-containing protein 3 yields MSLQILNAENGENGGSLKDDLTAEDCDFFFAPPEPTGRPSILRLSQKENLPPKSGGKAMKVTFQTPQRDPHTRRILSPAMADKLQTTFALDDCREDVADDVLFAPPDAGTCQQKPEAETSNTQMPEKVSVAAYPDDEMPVKSRGSYNLDFDNLNDINPFQSSVQLPHSPGNLQKSPVKVSSSPEKTIEKSNDSLLRDDAAPFASTTASTECLSEDKALISEKQSALSELESNKSKLSPKQAIGGSEQGVKSASTDASQTDNSVVLAEAPAPPVQSPGSLGPSSSGVSNSFKTEESKLQNVSVAEQASAQESKPREELSVSKEKPAEKPDVTKAGPVKLEFDFDNTTARKPPPKKLGKRPGIKPPSKKIPITKTKPENTEEQSKSNVEDEIPIPKASYQFDWDKLDDPNFNPFGGGSKISTSPKCSKPSPQKAHLPEEQESASPGREPLPVEQDNRPSSCETLEKEEPKNVEIVKQSVVEDMPKAQEEKPGVQAETELPGKREVEKQMSPSKMSPAKVVPSQDNLVSTDSGKMSMFAEEIKPSSPRIEGTANETAGAEPEELFRPSSEVFGMGIDYLEQFGSSSFKESALRKQSLYLKFDPLLRDSPRKPVYGTIESSESIMTAPSQPGPVADLSNVPEEAGKPLVSLESEEKPKGLDLLGTFTTSDAGPLIPDSLSSHVPPVHFAASTNTAVDAIIDVLKYSQKDMDAAVELVKREVQEKELEIEKWNQKYNKLHTEYKEMGKIVAEFEQTITQIMEDAQKQKEASRKEIQKLMEEKQQAISDLNSMEKSFSEIFKRLEKQKEVLEGYHKNEEVLKKCAEDYLARIKKEEQRYQALKAHAEEKLQQANEEIAQVRSKAKSETAALQATLRKEQMRIQSLERSLEQKTKENDELTKICDDLILKMEKN; encoded by the exons ATGAGTCTGCAgattttaaatgcagaaaatggagaaaacgGAGGAAGCCTGAAGGATGATTTAACAGCGGAAGACTGCGACTTTTTCTTTGCGCCGCCGGAACCCACAGGGAGACCTTCTATTCTCCGCCTGTCCcagaaagaaaacttgccaCCAAAAAGTGGGGGAAAAGCGATGAAG GTAACCTTTCAAACTCCTCAAAGAGATCCTCACACTAGAAGAATTCTGAGTCCTGCTATGGCAGACAAACTTCAGACTACTTTTGCACTTGACGACTGCCGTGAAGATGTGGCAGATGATGTTTTATTTGCACCCCCTGATGCTGG cacATGTCAACAAAAGCCTGAAGCTGAAACAAGCAATACACAAATGCCAGAGAAGGTCAGTGTGGCTGCTTACCCAGATGATGAGATGCCAGTGAAGAGTCGAGGTTCCTACAATCTTGATTTTGATAACTTAAATGACATCAATCCTTTTCAAAGTTCAGTACAGTTGCCTCATTCTCCTGGAAATCTGCAAAAGTCTCCTGTAAAAGTATCCAGTAGCCCTGAGAAAACTATTGAAAAAAGTAATGATTCTCTTCTGCGGGACGATGCAGCTCCTTTTGCTTCAACCACAGCAAGTACAGAGTGTTTAAGTGAAGACAAAGCTCTCATCTCTGAAAAACAATCTGCGCTGAGTGAGCTGGAGTCTAACAAATCCAAGCTGTCACCTAAGCAAGCAATTGGTGGCTCTGAGCAGGGTGTGAAGTCTGCTTCCACAGATGCAAGCCAGACTGATAATTCAGTGGTATTAGCAGAGGCACCTGCACCTCCTGTGCAGTCACCTGGCAGCTTAGGTCCCAGTAGTTCTGGGGTGAGCAACTCTTTTAAAACTGAGGAATCAAAACTTCAGAATGTTTCAGTAGCAGAACAAGCCTCTGCACAAGAGTCAAAGCCTCGTGAAGAGCTGAGTGTCTCCAAAGAGAAACCTGCAGAAAAGCCTGATGTCACCAAGGCTGGACCAGTAAAACTGGAATTTGACTTTGATAATACCACTGCTAGAAAACCACCTCCTAAGAAACTAGGTAAAAGACCTGGAATTAAGCCACCTTCCAAAAAAATTCCTattaccaaaacaaaaccagagaatACTGAAGAGCAAAGTAAAAGTAATGTGGAGGATGAAATCCCTATTCCTAAAGCATCTTATCAGTTTGATTGGGACAAACTTGATGATCCAAACTTTAATCCATTTGGAGGAGGCTCTAAAATTTCCACCTCACCCAAGTGCTCTAAACCCAGCCCTCAGAAAGCTCACCTGCCAGAGGAACAGGAGAGTGCCTCACCAGGAAGGGAACCTCTTCCAGTGGAGCAGGATAACAGGCCAAGTAGCTGTGAAACTCTTGAGAAAGAAGAACCCAAAAATGT ggAAATTGTTAAGCAGAGTGTGGTAGAAGACATGCCAAAAGCTCAAGAAGAGAAGCCAGGAGTTCAAGCAGAAACTGAACttccaggaaaaagagaagtg gagaagcaaatgagccCATCTAAAATGTCTCCAGCTAAGGTTGTCCCCTCTCAAGATAATTTGGTTTCTACTGACAGTGGAAAAATGTCAATGTTTGCAGAAGAAATTAAACCTAGTTCCCCTAGAATTGAAGGAACAGCAAATGAGACAGCTGGTGCTGAACCTGAAGAGCTCTTCAGACCATCATCAGAAG TTTTTGGAATGGGCATAGACTATCTGGAACAGTTTGGGTCTTCATCA TTCAAGGAATCAGCCTTGAGAAAACAGTCACTGTACTTGAAGTTTGACCCCCTGTTGAGAGACAGTCCAAGAAAACCAGTTTATGGTACTATTGAATCAAGTGAGAGTATCATGACAGCTCCATCTCAGCCTGG tCCTGTTGCTGATTTAAGTAATGTGCCTGAGGAAGCTGGGAAGCCTCTAGTGAGTCTTGAGAGTGAAGAGAAACCAAAAGGACTAGATCTTCTGGGGACATTTACAACTTCT gATGCTGGTCCCCTAATTCCAGACTCCCTGAGTAGTCATGTTCCTCCAGTCCATTTTGCTGCTTCTACAAACACTGCAGTGGATGCTATTATAGATGTGCTAAAATATAGCCAAAAAGACATGGATGCAGCTGTTGAACTGGTGAAGAGAGAG GTTCAAGAGAAAGAGCTGGAGATTGAGAAATGGAACCAGAAGTATAATAAGCTTCATACAGAATACAAAGAAATGGG AAAAATAGTTGCTGAGTTTGAACAGACAATAACACAAATTATGG AGGATGctcagaagcaaaaggaagcctcaaggaaagaaatacagaagctgatggaagagaagcagcaggcTATTTCAGATCTGAACTCTATGGAGAAGTCCTTCTCTGAAATCTTCAAACGACTTGAGAAACAGAAAGAGGTGTTAGAGGGTTACCACAAA AATGAAGAAGTTCTGAAGAAATGTGCAGAAGATTACTTGGCTAGAATTAAAAAAGAGGAGCAGAGATACCAGGCACTGAAAGCACATGCTgaagaaaagctgcagca AGCCAATGAGGAAATTGCTCAGGTCCGCAGCAAAGCAAAGTCAGAGACTGCAGCACTTCAAGCCACTCTGCGCAAAGAGCAGATGAGGATCCAGTCTTTAGAGAGGAGCCTTGAACAAAAG acTAAAGAAAATGATGAATTAACGAAAATCTGTGATGACTTGATCttgaagatggaaaaaaattga